One window of Sinorhizobium fredii NGR234 genomic DNA carries:
- the mdh gene encoding malate dehydrogenase gives MARNKIALIGSGMIGGTLAHLAGLKELGDIVLFDIADGIPQGKGLDIAQSSPVEGFDATLTGASDYAAIEGADVCIVTAGVPRKPGMSRDDLLGINLKVMEQVGAGIKKYAPNAFVICITNPLDAMVWALQKFSGLPKNKVVGMAGVLDSSRFRLFLAQEFNVSVQDITAFVLGGHGDTMVPLARYSTVAGIPLTDLVQMGWVTKERLEEIIQRTRDGGAEIVGLLKTGSAYYAPAASAIEMAEAYLKDKKRVLPCAAHLSGQYGVKDMYVGVPTVIGAGGVERIIEIDLNKGEKEAFDKSVGAVAGLCEACIGIAPSLKQ, from the coding sequence ATGGCGCGCAACAAGATCGCACTTATTGGTTCAGGGATGATTGGTGGCACGCTGGCGCATCTCGCCGGCCTCAAGGAACTGGGCGACATCGTCCTGTTCGATATTGCCGACGGCATTCCCCAGGGTAAGGGCCTCGACATCGCCCAGTCCTCGCCGGTCGAAGGTTTCGACGCAACGCTGACGGGCGCCAGCGACTATGCGGCGATCGAAGGTGCCGACGTCTGCATCGTCACCGCCGGCGTTCCGCGCAAGCCCGGCATGAGCCGCGACGATCTGCTCGGCATCAACCTGAAGGTCATGGAACAGGTCGGCGCCGGCATCAAGAAATATGCTCCGAACGCCTTCGTCATCTGCATCACCAACCCGCTTGACGCCATGGTGTGGGCGCTGCAGAAATTTTCCGGCCTGCCGAAGAACAAGGTCGTCGGCATGGCCGGCGTGCTCGACTCGTCGCGCTTCCGCCTCTTTCTCGCCCAGGAATTCAACGTTTCGGTCCAGGACATCACCGCCTTCGTTCTCGGTGGCCACGGCGATACGATGGTGCCGCTCGCCCGCTACTCGACCGTCGCCGGCATTCCGCTGACCGATCTCGTCCAGATGGGCTGGGTCACCAAGGAGCGACTCGAAGAAATCATCCAGCGCACCCGTGACGGCGGCGCCGAGATCGTCGGCCTCCTGAAGACCGGCTCGGCCTATTACGCGCCGGCCGCTTCGGCGATCGAGATGGCCGAAGCCTACCTCAAGGACAAGAAGCGCGTGCTTCCCTGCGCGGCGCACCTCTCCGGGCAGTACGGCGTCAAGGACATGTATGTCGGCGTGCCGACGGTCATCGGCGCCGGCGGTGTCGAGCGGATCATCGAGATCGACCTCAACAAGGGCGAGAAGGAAGCCTTCGACAAGTCGGTCGGGGCCGTCGCCGGCCTTTGCGAAGCCTGCATCGGCATTGCGCCGAGCCTGAAGCAGTAA
- the zapE gene encoding cell division protein ZapE, with translation MLNPDDSILHKLEALVAAGERQRDPAQCAIARRLDHLTAELIASRPSRKANALGWLFAARKKEQAPVKGLYIHGGVGRGKTMLMDMFFDAVPIQRKRRAHFHEFMADVHERIYKHRQKLKNGETKQADPIPPVASELFAEARLLCFDEFSVTDIADAMILGRLFGELFAKGCVLVATSNVEPSELYRDGLNRGLFLPFIELLKAHTGIISLDTDTDYRLRKTEGNPVWLSPLGPETEAAMDRAWYVATNGAPASFAEIGRKGRKIHVPCAVGQCARFSFADLCAQPLGAADYLAILSQYRTIFLDRVPHLGPHMRNETKRFIILVDALYDQGARLFASAAAEPERLLVAKKGTEGFEFDRTVSRLIEMQSEEYAAQHIENTVIP, from the coding sequence GTGCTCAATCCTGACGACAGTATTCTCCACAAGCTCGAGGCGCTCGTCGCGGCTGGCGAGCGGCAGCGTGACCCGGCGCAATGCGCCATCGCAAGACGCCTTGACCATCTGACGGCGGAACTGATCGCCAGCCGGCCGTCGCGCAAGGCCAACGCGCTCGGTTGGCTGTTTGCTGCCCGCAAGAAGGAGCAGGCGCCGGTCAAGGGCCTCTACATCCATGGCGGCGTCGGCCGCGGCAAGACCATGCTGATGGACATGTTCTTCGACGCGGTGCCCATCCAGCGCAAGCGGCGCGCCCATTTCCATGAATTCATGGCGGATGTGCACGAGCGCATCTACAAGCACCGCCAGAAGCTCAAGAACGGCGAGACCAAACAGGCCGACCCGATCCCGCCGGTTGCGTCGGAGCTCTTCGCCGAGGCGCGGCTTCTGTGTTTCGACGAATTTTCGGTGACCGACATCGCCGATGCGATGATCCTCGGGCGTCTCTTCGGCGAGCTCTTCGCCAAGGGCTGCGTGCTTGTGGCGACCTCGAACGTGGAGCCCTCCGAACTTTATCGCGACGGCCTCAACCGCGGGCTCTTCCTGCCTTTCATCGAACTCCTGAAAGCCCATACCGGGATCATCTCGCTCGACACCGACACCGACTATCGCCTGCGCAAGACCGAGGGAAATCCCGTCTGGCTGTCGCCGCTCGGACCGGAAACCGAAGCGGCGATGGATCGCGCCTGGTATGTCGCGACCAACGGCGCGCCTGCAAGCTTTGCGGAGATCGGCCGGAAGGGCCGGAAAATCCATGTGCCTTGCGCCGTCGGCCAGTGCGCCCGCTTTTCCTTCGCCGATCTCTGCGCCCAGCCGCTCGGTGCGGCCGACTACCTGGCAATCCTGTCGCAATACAGGACGATCTTCCTCGACCGCGTTCCGCATCTCGGCCCGCATATGCGCAACGAGACGAAGCGCTTCATCATCCTGGTCGATGCGCTCTATGACCAGGGCGCCCGTCTGTTCGCTTCGGCCGCCGCCGAGCCCGAGCGGCTCCTGGTCGCCAAGAAGGGCACCGAAGGCTTCGAATTCGACCGGACGGTTTCACGTCTCATCGAGATGCAAAGCGAAGAATATGCCGCTCAACATATTGAAAATACGGTCATTCCGTGA
- a CDS encoding protease inhibitor Inh/omp19 family protein: MRVFHAAAGLVIVLALTGCQRTSFGGFGSQDVSAAPAPLQAQPVPSVSSGQLPDPTTSTSQFPSAPTGTPAAGAPGGTDVAAASSALDVTKESMVGNWRVSSAGSSCDMFLTLTNLGSGSRGGTRGCAGELTAMGSWEVAGKQVVLKDRSGNPIARLYKTADARFDGSTNGGQPVSLSR; this comes from the coding sequence ATGCGGGTTTTTCATGCGGCGGCGGGGCTTGTTATTGTGCTTGCGCTGACCGGATGCCAGCGGACATCCTTTGGCGGCTTCGGTTCTCAGGATGTTTCTGCCGCGCCAGCCCCCCTGCAAGCGCAGCCGGTGCCATCGGTCTCCTCGGGCCAGCTTCCGGATCCGACGACGAGCACTTCGCAATTCCCGAGCGCTCCGACGGGGACGCCGGCAGCCGGCGCGCCCGGCGGCACGGACGTGGCCGCCGCCAGCAGTGCGCTCGACGTGACGAAGGAATCGATGGTCGGCAACTGGCGCGTTTCGAGCGCCGGCAGTTCCTGCGACATGTTCCTGACGCTGACCAATCTCGGCAGCGGCTCGCGCGGCGGCACGCGCGGCTGCGCCGGCGAACTGACGGCGATGGGATCGTGGGAGGTCGCCGGCAAGCAGGTCGTGCTCAAGGACCGCAGCGGCAATCCGATCGCCCGCCTCTACAAGACCGCCGATGCGCGTTTCGACGGCTCGACCAATGGCGGCCAGCCGGTCAGCCTCAGCCGCTGA